In Oryza brachyantha chromosome 2, ObraRS2, whole genome shotgun sequence, a single window of DNA contains:
- the LOC102706450 gene encoding expansin-A13 encodes MVKLADHMRAAASAAAVFSALVVAAVMVGGAGALEPGGWLRAHATFYGGADASGTMGGACGYGNLYAQGYGTRTAALSTALFNGGLACGECYKLVCDRKTDRTWCKPGVSVTITATNFCPPNWNLPSDNGGWCNPPRPHFDMAQPAWEKIGIFRGGIIPVIYQRVPCMKKGGVRFTINGHDYFQLVLLTNVGAAGSIRAMDVRSSSSADWMAMAHNWGAQWHSLAYLTGQGLSFRVTITDGQTLVFPGVVRPGWRFGQTFASNLQFK; translated from the exons atggTGAAGCTGGCTGATCACatgcgcgcggcggcgagcgccgccgccgtcttctcAGCGctcgtggtggcggcggtgatggtcggcggcgcgggcgcgctggAGCCCGGCGGGTGGCTGAGGGCGCACGCGACGTTctacggcggcgcggacgcgtCGGGGACGATGGGCGGCGCGTGCGGGTACGGCAACCTGTACGCGCAGGGGTACGGcacgcggacggcggcgctcaGCACGGCGCTCTTCAACGGCGGGCTCGCCTGCGGCGAGTGCTACAAGCTCGTCTGCGACCGCAAGACGGACCGGACGTGGTGCAAGCCCGGCGTGTCCGTTACCATCACCGCCACCAACTTCTGCCCGCCCAACTGGAACCTCCCCAGCGACAACGGCGGCTGGTGCAACCCGCCGCGCCCCCACTTCGACATGGCCCAGCCGGCGTGGGAGAAGATCGGCATCTTCCGCGGCGGCATCATCCCCGTCATCTACCAAAG GGTTCCGTGCATGAAGAAAGGAGGGGTGCGGTTCACCATCAACGGGCACGACTACTTCCAGCTGGTGCTCCTGACCAACGTCGGGGCGGCCGGCTCGATCAGGGCCATGGACGTGAGGAGCTCGAGCTCGGCGGACTGGATGGCCATGGCGCACAACTGGGGCGCCCAGTGGCACTCGCTGGCCTACCTCACCGGCCAGGGCCTCTCCTTCCGGGTCACCATCACCGACGGCCAGACGCTCGTCTTCCCCGGCGTCGTCCGGCCGGGTTGGAGGTTCGGCCAGACGTTCGCCAGTAACCTCCAGTTCAAGTGA
- the LOC121053470 gene encoding uncharacterized protein LOC121053470, whose translation MITIRIKTAGNIDRSVDSMASFSDLPPDLLCDFSGRLHAAADVVRFHAVCRDWRAALDYRQPRPHPPPALLPLLLAPAPAPTRVSHADGTASWFVDGRFVDLLTAMSDTDAAERYECDWIDHGGFSHRIVSGDGAFHVHRLSEDKHVRGRLSLDGVTWCPGKKRNKYRRRSAGSWVPKRLGSVDTGRCCAVAYHDDATLCVDLRNCYIYEKHLDQLGHRSFVRLPDEPGKARQCSYLLEFRGELLLASVLQDAGGRRLSVSVHALDLDAALLPLDFQPAAEQAWERRDSADLGDLVLFLGYPGSFAVEAVRFREEVPAGSAYFVVKSEPCRVYRYSFVDDAAAATLVDTLPAGWNDERCMWFLPDPMIAPVRPRAKTAGHGGETQEEEQAPGSHRRRDLTIYAGDLHPRVDSSQLRAMFSKHGRVARARVATDKWGRSREYGVVTMATQSGFDNAIAADGDAPENVCTYLTFLVLLLLVNDITARFNRLIVAWIFYFHFGYITHVRR comes from the exons ATGATCACCATTCGA ATCAAAACCGCCGGgaacatcgatcgatcggtcgattCCATGGCGTCGTTCTCAGACCTCCCGCCGGACCTGCTCTGCGACTTCAGCGGccgcctccacgccgccgccgacgtcgtccGCTTCCACGCCGTCTGCAGGGACTGGCGCGCCGCGCTCGACTACCGGCAGCCGCGGCCTCACCCACCGCCCGCCCTGCTGCCGTTGCTcctcgcgccggcgccggcgccgac GAGGGTGTCGCACGCGGATGGCACCGCCTCGTGGTTCGTCGACGGCCGCTTCGTCGACCTTCTGACCGCCATGAGCgacaccgacgccgccgagcgGTACGAGTGCGACTGGATCGATCATGGAGGCTTCTCCCACCGCAtcgtctccggcgacggcgccttCCACGTGCACCGCCTCTCGGAGGACAAGCACGTCCGGGGCAGGCTGTCTCTCGACGGAGTCACCTGGTGCCCCGGCAAGAAGAGAAACAAATACAGGAGGCGGAGCGCCGGGAGCTGGGTGCCGAAGAGGCTCGGCTCCGTCGACACCGGCCggtgctgcgccgtcgcctaCCACGACGACGCCACCCTGTGCGTGGATCTGAGGAACTGTTACATCTACGAGAAGCACTTGGACCAGCTGGGACACAGGAGCTTCGTGCGGCTGCCCGATGAGCCCGGCAAGGCGCGCCAGTGCAGCTACCTCTTGGAGTTCCGCGGCGAGCTGCTGCTGGCTAGCGTCCTACaggacgccggcggccggcggctgtCGGTGTCGGTGCACGCGCTCGACCTGGACGCGGCCCTGCTCCCTCTGGACTtccagccggcggcggagcaagCGTGGGAGAGGAGGGATAGTGCCGACCTCGGCGACCTCGTCCTCTTCCTGGGCTACCCGGGCAGCTTCGCCGTGGAGGCCGTGCGGTTCCGCGAGGAAGTCCCCGCCGGCAGCGCCTACTTCGTCGTCAAGTCGGAGCCGTGCCGCGTGTACAGGTACAGCTTCgtggacgacgccgccgcggcgacgctGGTGGATACGCTGCCCGCCGGCTGGAACGACGAGAGATGCATGTGGTTCCTGCCCGACCCCATGATCGCACCAGTCAGGCCGCGGGCGAAGACGGctggccacggcggcgagacCCAAGAAGAGGAACAAGCTCCGGGgagccaccggcggcgagaccTGACGATCTACGCCGGCGATCTGCACCCGCGGGTGGACAGCTCCCAGCTGCGCGCAATGTTCAGCAAGCACGGGAGGGTGGCCCGGGCGAGGGTTGCCACCGACAAGTGGGGGCGATCGCGAGAGTACGGGGTCGTGACCATGGCGACGCAGAGTGGCTTCGACAATGCCATTGCTGCCGACGGCGATGCACCGGAAAATGTCTGCACCTACTTGACTTTtcttgtgctgctgctgttggtgAACGATATTACCGCTAGATTTAATAGGTTGATTGTCGCTTggattttctattttcatttCGGTTATATTACACATGTACGTAGATAA